The genomic stretch ctagaactCTCCCCTTGGCTTAGTTTAGTTCCATTGTTAACCTTTGGAATGTAGATAAATTTAATGTCTCCAACACACATTGatccagaaatatattttgtggcATTATCCATTTATAATACCAAACTACCTTTTCTGATATTCACTATGAAGCCCTACAaagatttcttgtttttatttacttcaaTGTCTAGAAAGCCACACATGCAACTCTGACTAGTAAGAACAGCCACCAGGTTTACCTTTTTAAGGGTCTGGgcactctgttctgttccctggCCCCAGGATATACCTTAACAAATATAATATCCTGTAGAAGTCATAATAGGATTGGGGGGAAATATTTCATTACAGTAAACATAAAACTAGCCGTGATAGAGCTGCTGGGAATTCTGTGCATGTAGCTTCAGACCATGAGATTTGACCTTCGTGCTTATGCTTAAGAGCGGAGGAGCTAATTTCTCACTGCCGGTAAGAATTTACTACTCATGGCAAAAAGAGAACAACAAATTAAGGAAGTCATCATGGAACTCGAAGGAAGCTAACAATGACAGATCCAGCGTCTGCACCATGAAGTTCAGGTACTGGAGCCAGAATGCTTTGCAAACAGAGCTAACCAGCTGCTGCTAAAAGTGGGGCTGAAAACGTACCTAGTTTCAGGTTTAGAggacaaaagaaactgtcaaccaTTTCCATCAAAATACTGGAGTAATGCTCACAGagctttttttctgaattttaaaaacagcacaGGAACGAGTATGTTTTCAGCTatttaaacaaaccaaaaacaacaaaccTGCCCATGAAGGGAATTATTCTGGGCATCTGTAACTTTTTGTTCTATCTTCTACTACTTCATACGAGCAACCTTGCATCACTGCTACCCTAAGATTTGTGTCACCAAGCAGTTGTCTTTGTTCCTCTCAAATGAACTGATTAAGATTTTTATGAGTATTCTAGTTGGATAACTGCCAATTTTAGTTATGCACTGATCTGAACAGGCTTCATCTGCCATCATGAAAGGGGAAAGGTAAGAAGCCTAACATGTATTAGATACGGTTTCAGATGTGGTCCTGCTCGGGCATTTTCCAGAAACTGGTTCTGCTCTGGGGGCTCCCTTTCCCCACACTGTGACTACAGATGATTATCTAGAGATGGGCAGGTAGTTCAAGGGCCATAGTGCCATAGAATCTTAGCCAACCAGATTTTGCTTCTCAGGAATCTGAACTAGTGAACTAAGGTGCAGTTCTGTTCAGTAGTAGGAGCAACTTCACATTCTAGGGATGAGGAGTGGGGACAGaggtaaaaaaagacaaagtgaggaagaaggagagaaatgtACAGCCTAAGGCATAGCAATCTTGAGATGTGAGACCTCATGGACCAGCAGAAATGCAGCTGGTAACCTTAATTCTTGACTTTACAGGTTTCAGGCAACTTCCAGTGAGGACTGGCTATACTTCCTGCCCTGGCGGTGTGTGGGATTCTCCCTATCCAGCTCAAGAGGTTTTCTACCCTCACAACCTAAAGTGCTTAAACAGAACCCAAagaatattagaagttatttcttgccttttttttttttttttttagatggagtctcactctgttgcccaggctggggtgcagtggcataatctcagcacactgaaacctctgcctcctgggttcaagcaattctcttgcctcggcctcctgagtagctgggactacagaaatgCACTAGCTAAATttcttgcatttctaacaagataGACTTAGGCTTAGGCAATATTTCCTACTaattatattgtgtgtgtgtgtgtgtatttttttttttttttttttttttgaggcagagtttcgttcctgtaacccaggctggagtgcagtggcgcgatcttggctcactgcaacctctgcctcccaggatcaagtgattctcctgcctcagccttccaagtagctgggattacaggcactcgccacataccacgcctagctaatttttgtatttttagtagagacatagtttcaccatgttggccaggcttgtctcgatctcctgacctcaggtgatccagccacctcggcctcccaaagtgttgggattacaggcgtgagccaccatgtccggactaattatattaataaaacaaactTAAGCTCATAAACATTTGTCATTcacaataaaaatacacacagaatTGGAATTCATGAATTTGCTCAAAGCTCTTCTTAGGGCAGACATTTAACCTGGGCCTCCTCTTCAGCGACACCATACATGAGGCCTGCAAACGCCAAGCAAGCTGTTCGTCTTTTAGAGAGTGTCAAAACTGTTAGGAAACCAACAACCTGGATGTGTTCAGGTTAATACAGTTTGGTGGAGAAGAAACCATCCGATGCCTCCTGCTGTTTAAGAACTCCCTCCAGTCCCACTTGGCATCAAAAGGGACTTTCCTCTGTGTTAGTGGTAAGCCTCTAGGGCCCTCACTTTTTTCTGGTTTCAGTTGTGCATGTTGGCCACGTGCCTGTGTTTccaatttgataaatatttgaatggaCTCCTCCCATGGCTCTGCTGATCCAGGCCACCCATGCCTCTGCTCTTGCTTCCTGTTTGCCACACCAGCTCAACTGTACATTGCATCTCCAACCTGGAACCTGCACGGAGGCTCCACTGAGCCCAGGAAGGGCAGCTGGCAGGTCAGGGTGAGGCCTCTTCCATAGGCAGTGGAACACGGTGTGTGTATTCCcaggatatctttttttttttttttttcaattgagacggagtctcactctgttggcaggctggagtgcagcggcgcaatctcacctcactgcaacctccacctccgggatcaagcaattctcctgcctcagcctcccaagtagctgtgattacaggcacctgccaccatgcccggctaattttttgtatttttagtagagatgaggtttcaccatgttggccaggctggtttcaaacacctcacctcaagtgatccgcctgcctcggcctcccaaagtgctggaattacaagtgtgagccactgtgcccaggccccACGACATCTCAAGGTTCTCCATTCTTAGGATCTGTGATCCCACTAAATAACATTCTTTCACAGGCATATCAGTCCAACAACTTGCTTCTAGGTGAACTTGATGGCCCTGGTTAATTTTAACCTCACTAGGGATACATTGTTAGCAAAACTTGGTTTGACTCGTGTCCATTCTATAGGCCACCCTGACTTGATGAATGTGTCAGCATATGCTTCTGTCCCCTGACTACATCTAAAAACTTGCTCTCTTCAATTCCTggatcaataaaaagaaatttccagGGAACATAATCACAGTTAGATTCTTTGCCTCTTTGAGAAATAACAGCTGAGCTTGGCTCTCATTATCAAACTTGCAATTTGGAATTCCTCTGACATTTATACGAGCAATGTTCTGGTCATAATGATATGATACCCACATCCGTTCCCACAAGGAACTTGAAATccagtaaagaaataaaatgtgatgctTTTTCTTAAGCACAAAGAACTGTGAACTCAGGCAGGTTCTTGCCGATTTTTTCTGAGGGACTGGAGAAATCCATGAATGTCTTCTCAAAACAGTATCCTCTTCCTGCAATGTGCACCTCGGCAGTGGGACTATCTGGCTGATCCAGGGACCTCCTGCCAATACAGCCCTTTATGCAAATCAGGAAAAGGCATCCCCACTGGTGCAGGGCTTGGCCAGTAGGCTGAGCCTTATTGGTAGAAAAAGACAATTCTTCCCTTGGGGCAGTTGATACCTCAAGCCCTCCATGGCTTGGAGAGATCTCAGCTTCATTCACCTCCTCAGTCAAGGACCACTAAGCAAGATGCGTGTGCAGAAGCCCACATGGTGGCCCTAGTTGGAACAGCAATAGCAAAAACCCAAAATCACTGCCCTCCTGCTCTAGGCAAAATCTCAGCCACCAAGTAACAGAATCTGCTGAATCTTGCCTGAAACTCGTATTTTAGTGCTACTAAAGTGTGGAAGTCTTTATTACCACACTGCAAGATTAAGTACAGAAATTGAAAGTGTTTAGAAACTTTTATAGCAATCTGATCTTGgtgctatatttttattgtatttataaaaCTACCAACCTGCAAAGGATTAGAATTTTTAAAGCTCATTCTTTACCAAGAATAGTTTAAAAAGCACTGTTTGACAATGatgtttcaaaaggaaaaagctactttattaCCTGCTTTAAAAAGGATCTGTGGTGTGTCCTTCCATATAGTACAAAGAAGAGCACATCATTTCAATTTGCTTGTAAAGACATACAGGAGGAATGGTCCCAAATGCACTACTAATCTAACTGGTCTCACAAGCAGATTGGAGCACTTCATTGTTACCCTGTGAAATACACACcaaatggaaaaattaattttacttacttAACCATTTGCTGATAGATGAGTTAACCATAGATCAGATATACTCCAGGGCTGAGTCTTCTTTTAATGTTTATGGCTAAAGGTAGCTTTTCATAAGAGATGTAAATATTTGTCTGTTCTACTTACCCACAATGATACCAACATGTTACAACAAACACCATTTTCACCAGGCATCCCCTCATCTCTGCCTCTTTTTATTTAAGGGAGTCACAGATGTGCCTACTAGGAATCACATTACACTGAAACTTCCACCACACCCAAGCAGCTTTTCTGGTCCTCTCCTTTGTCATCAGTCTGTACCAGCTGCTTCTCCTCACCTTGCCCTGGGGTTCTTTCCATGAATCTCTTAGTCCAGCAGAAAAGCCAGCACCCAAAGGAAGTCCAGGTACGTGCTGGGCAGCGGACGAAGCCATGACCTGACATCTACTTGAAGCAGTTCCCAAGTTGTTTCCCAGAGTCTGTCTTTGGGGATGGCAGCGATGACAAGAAATGGGGCCAGGAGTGTCTCAGCCATTTGTGTTTGGCCCAGTAAGTTTGCTGACAAATGATAAGGCACAATGGGGTAAAGTCAGAAACCATCCTTAAAGCATTCCAGTGTCACTGATTGGTGCCTCATGCACCTTTTCAAACTTGtgaacaagcaaaacaaaatcatGATTGCTGACACCttcatgtttctgttttaagtttaTACTCGTGTGGAAATGGGTTTAACAACCCATCTAGACTACgatgaaaatacttaaaacatgtACTTCTTTATTCAAGGATATTCTCTCGACTAAACTTCCCAAGAATCATTACAAATAAGTGAGTGACTGTCACTAGTCTGGTGGCAGCAAAATGACTTAACAATCTAAGACCTGATGGTACTGACTATAAGGATCAATACGTCAATTAAATacagaaatttgatttttttaaacagaacaagacaccaGCTAGGATTATAACTTTAGCATTCTACAGCAGTCTGCTCACACAGCCCTCCTCCATGCTGGCTCTTGGTCCACACTGTTCCCACATGGAGCTCGAGTCTCCTCCAACACATTCCATGAGCTTCAAGTGCAGAGACATGGTGTACACTTCGGGCTGTTCTACAGACCACTCCAGACCATAGGTGGCTGAATACGTGAGTGAGTGTTTTTCTGTCCACTTATAAACCATGTTGATATTAAGCATAAATATAATCCAAATGAGCTTTCATTTTCTTGGCCTAAAGGAATATGATGGGATTAAAACAAAAGTGAATTAAGCAAAGATCCACTATTCTGAACAAATAACATAGAAGTGATTGAACAATTTGGACCCACTAAATTTTGTGTGTAGCTGTAAAATGGACATTGTGATAAAAATAGGATTTGAGGGAAAATAAATAGctaatttgtcaattaaataattaaaactttaaaaaagtgaatGGCTATAGAGAAAAGTATACCCACATATAGTCAATAAGTTAATTAAATAATGTTCAACTATGACAAGCAACCCTATAGACAGTTAAAGTTTCAGATCCATGaaaatacatatgatatatatatattttttctttgttttacacaTTAACTGGTCTTATTAAGCAGTGTGAAAAACACTCTTGCAAACAGAATCATACAGCTTTGGGAATTTGCTATTTAAGAGAAAATTATTGCTAATTCTGGAATTAGTCATCCCTTTATTCATGCTTgtatatattttcacatattgggTTAGTCATCAGTTTAAAACAGTTACATACTTTGATGTGGAATTCTAACATTTCCAGAGCATTCAAAAAAGTCAGCTTGGACAGAATTAAAATTGTCTTTCTTTGGTCTCACTAAAATAGGAGAAACTCATCTGATTGAGAATAACAAATATTTCCATCCAATACCCATTTGCAGAAAAGTCCTGGGAAAATTAATGTTAATGCCCCCTGATCCGGGCTGCTCTTCTCTCTTGGAGGTTGAGCCCATCCTCCACCAGCTTAGTCTGGAGGTCTCCTGTCCCCTAGAGAGGGCCCTGGGGACCCTTTCACCTGACTCTCCCTTGGGTGGAAATAACTTTGGTTCAAGACCATGAAGACATTCGAGAAATTCAAGTCACCAGGGTGGCTCTGAATTAATAGTTTCTTGGGGACTTTTCAATGATAATATTCTAAGTTGAACCCAGAAGCCACCCATAGTTATCGTTTTACTTTGGAGATAAAACACGATTTTCCTGATCCATTTGGTCACCTAACTCCCTCTTAGGTTGTACTTCTCCACTGAGATCTTTGAAGCCCAGAGGAAATACTCAGATTAGAAGAGTATGATGAAAAGATAgcatgaaaaggaaaaggaatccaGGTACCAGGTAGGGAATTAAAGTTGCCTGCTTTGAAAAAAAGTCAGTCTTGGAGAGTTTAAAAAGTTCTGAGGGTGGATGGTGGTGAGGGtcacacaacaatgtgaatatgctTAATGTCACTgtcacttaaaaattgttaaggccgggcgcagtggctcacacctgtaaccgcagcattttgggatgccgaggcgggcagatcgcccagggtcaggagttcagatcagcctggctaaatggtgaaaccccgtttctactaaaaatacaaaaaattagtcgagcgtagtggcgggcacctgtcatcccagctactcgggaggctgaggcacgcagcctcacctgaacccgggaggtggaggttgcagtgagccgagattgtgccattgcactccagcctgagcaaaaagagtgaaactccgtctcaaaaaaaaaactgttaaaatataaactatatgttatgtatattttaccacagtaaaagtCAGCCTTGTACTAATATTCATACAACCCCTCAGTATGGACACGTAAGGCCGAAATTTAAGAGAGAAACTTAtcctaaaataaaaaaccaacaagggctttatgtttctatttttgctACAGTTCTCTCACCATTTAAAACATATACGATTAGAAAGACATTTAAATGTTGGCATCACACAGGAAGCTCACCTCAAGTTTATTGTTGACATTTAAAAGTGGTGCTAATTTATATGCAGCTCCTTCTGGCTACTTAATTTGTTATATTCATTATACAattgaataaaaacaaacaaaacaaaacaaaacaacacctcATACCTCCTCCCTAAAAACCTGTTTTGACATCTTCCCAAAATTTAGCAACTATCTAAATGTCCTCTTACTTTTTACTTTCGCTGGATTGAAACCTTTTTCACAACTTGGTTCTCTAAAGAATTCTTGCCCCCCGCCCACAACACAACATGATAGGTTGAGTGAGGTCACAGAGCCATAGGCTGCCAATCCTGGTGAAAAAAATTTTCCTTTCAGTCCTGGATTTATGTGGAAGTAATTACATCAGTAAGGAGATCCAAGGTGAGTGGTAATACACAAATGCCAGGTACACTTCTGGACAGCTCAAGTGGAGCCAAAACTTCAGAGCAACAATTCTATAAGTATCAGCCACAGCAGCCCATGGCAGGCCATCACCAGAAGGGGTAGCGTTCATGCTTTCTTGGTTACAGTAACACATCAGGGGGATATCTTCTAACACTGTCAGTTAAATGACAGGAGTTATGCAAAACCATAGATGTTTCCAAACAGGCAGGGACTGTAGAGGTCAATGAAGAACTCTTGTTTGTGTGGCTGAGCTCATTAATCttcaaccagaaaacaaaatgacagTGGGAACAAGCTACCGTCAGACATGGTTCACGTAGCACGCAAGACTGATCATCTCCGTTGCAAAAGAATATGAATGTAAATTTCAGACATGACAGCATTTGACACACTCCCTTTTAATTTACTGCAGAAATAATATGAACATCTGGGAAAATGTTAGTGCTAAATATCTTGTGAAGTAAGCCATTCTTAGAAAGGGATTTGTGACTTTGAAGTAATATATAATtagcaagattttaaaaattattcttatgtACTGAAACTCAAAACAGACCAGCCTCTTTCTTGTCAAAATGGCTGGCAAGCAGGCCGTTTCGGCATCAGGCAAGTGGCTGGATGGTATTCGAAAATGGTATTACGATGCTGCAGGATTCAATAAACTGGGGTTAATGCGAGATGATACAATATACGAGGATGAAGACGTAAAAGAAGCCACAAGAAGCCTTCCTGAGAATCTTTATAATGACAGGATGTTTCGCATTAAGAGGGCACTGGACCTGACCATGAAGCATCAGATCTTGCCTAAAGAGCAGTGGACCAAATATGAAGAGGAAAATTTCTACCTTGAACCATATCTGAAAGAGGTTATtcgggaaagaaaagaaagagaagaatgggCAAAGAAATAATCATGTAGTTGAAGTCTGTGGATGCAGCTGTTATGAAGATGGTTAAACTTGAAACAAacaattttaagaattatttggTCTGCAGatgttttactttaaataaaagtCTATTGTaatggctggaaaaaaaaaacagactagcAAAGTacctccaaaataaaaattattaaactagaaaagtatttccaaaataaagaCGACCAAAAACTAGCCTGAGAATActagttttctgttgctataacacaTTATCacagacttagtggcttaaacacAAATCTATTATCTTACGGTTCTGCAGATTAGAGGTCCAACACAGgcttcactgggctaaaatca from Symphalangus syndactylus isolate Jambi chromosome 16, NHGRI_mSymSyn1-v2.1_pri, whole genome shotgun sequence encodes the following:
- the LOC129464684 gene encoding cytochrome b-c1 complex subunit 7-like, which codes for MAGKQAVSASGKWLDGIRKWYYDAAGFNKLGLMRDDTIYEDEDVKEATRSLPENLYNDRMFRIKRALDLTMKHQILPKEQWTKYEEENFYLEPYLKEVIRERKEREEWAKK